One segment of Streptomyces sp. NA02950 DNA contains the following:
- a CDS encoding SCO family protein, with amino-acid sequence MRTTILGTAVVAAAALALTACGGSDGDGDKGKAATAEVKGGRQSGKAISLDKGNEKAKPDLVLTDTDGKKYDLIKETKGRPTLLFFGYTHCPDVCPLSMSNLGIAEKKLSKAERDKLRVVFVTTDPARDTPKRIRSWLNAQGGTDFVGLTGEFDTIQAAARTLGIYVDKPKKEKDGSITVGHGAEVVGYAPQDNKGHWIYTTGTTAEQYTKDLPKIVKGQNP; translated from the coding sequence ATGCGCACCACCATCCTGGGCACCGCTGTTGTCGCCGCCGCCGCACTCGCGCTGACCGCCTGTGGCGGCTCCGACGGCGACGGCGACAAGGGGAAAGCGGCCACCGCCGAGGTCAAGGGCGGCCGGCAGTCGGGGAAGGCGATCTCGCTCGACAAGGGCAACGAGAAGGCCAAGCCGGACCTGGTCCTGACCGACACCGACGGCAAGAAGTACGACCTGATCAAGGAGACCAAGGGCCGTCCCACCCTGCTCTTCTTCGGCTACACCCACTGCCCGGACGTCTGCCCGCTGTCCATGAGCAACCTCGGTATCGCGGAGAAGAAGCTCTCCAAGGCCGAGCGCGACAAGCTCCGCGTCGTCTTCGTCACCACCGATCCGGCCCGCGACACCCCCAAGCGGATCCGCTCCTGGCTCAACGCCCAGGGCGGCACCGACTTCGTCGGTCTCACCGGCGAGTTCGACACCATCCAGGCCGCCGCCCGGACGCTCGGCATCTACGTCGACAAGCCGAAGAAGGAGAAGGACGGCAGCATCACCGTCGGCCACGGCGCCGAGGTGGTCGGCTACGCGCCCCAGGACAACAAGGGGCACTGGATCTACACCACGGGCACCACCGCCGAGCAGTACACCAAGGACCTGCCGAAGATCGTCAAGGGGCAGAACCCGTGA
- a CDS encoding copper chaperone PCu(A)C — protein MTGGAHLRKTAAASLAVGLCAALAACGPGGDDGGSGKDGGGRPKLSVSGAYLPQPSMDDMAAGFLTVRNTGGADRLTSVTTPLASDVTLHHTTDNRMKQVSSLDIPANGRLELAGGGDHLMLTKLTHRPKVGEKVEFTLHFATSDPIEIKVPVEPTTYRPKD, from the coding sequence GTGACCGGCGGCGCCCACCTCCGCAAGACCGCCGCCGCGTCGCTCGCCGTCGGCCTGTGCGCGGCGCTCGCCGCCTGCGGACCCGGCGGCGACGACGGCGGGAGCGGCAAGGACGGCGGCGGCCGTCCGAAGCTGTCCGTCAGCGGTGCGTATCTCCCCCAGCCGTCGATGGACGACATGGCCGCGGGCTTCCTGACCGTGCGGAACACCGGTGGCGCGGACCGGCTGACCTCCGTCACCACCCCGCTCGCCTCCGACGTCACCCTGCACCACACCACGGACAACCGGATGAAGCAGGTGAGTTCGCTCGACATTCCGGCGAACGGGCGGCTGGAGCTGGCCGGCGGCGGAGATCATCTGATGCTGACAAAACTGACCCACCGGCCGAAGGTCGGTGAGAAGGTCGAGTTCACCCTGCATTTCGCGACCTCCGACCCCATCGAGATCAAAGTCCCGGTCGAGCCGACGACGTACCGCCCCAAGGACTGA